The following proteins are encoded in a genomic region of Gimesia algae:
- a CDS encoding pilus assembly protein has translation MTDYYKLTMRTLVLGSCLLALAALETSPAIAARPISVSRYHSPSASSVYRRSPRYSSYRYSTGYSRNYSNYRSTYYGYGARRYNYRYRPYAAVAGYRYYRPGYYGINHYPAGVGYSWAGSSFYRRPVCNSWSAYSSCYCSPYSGNVISNYVPYYGNYTPYMGSYTPLWGSYMPYGGSYFAAPGSYYGYANSGFYGYYCGVWPYRPTLYGSIVFQSGWNTGYGRGSYYRFW, from the coding sequence ATGACCGACTATTACAAATTAACAATGCGAACTCTTGTACTCGGCAGTTGCCTGTTGGCGCTGGCTGCCCTGGAAACTTCTCCCGCGATCGCCGCGCGGCCGATTTCTGTTTCCCGCTATCACAGCCCGTCTGCATCGTCAGTCTATCGACGTTCTCCGCGGTACTCGAGTTATCGCTATTCGACGGGCTACTCGCGAAACTATTCGAATTACCGCTCCACGTACTACGGATATGGCGCCCGCCGTTATAACTACCGCTATCGACCTTATGCCGCGGTCGCCGGGTATCGCTATTACCGCCCCGGCTATTATGGCATCAACCACTATCCCGCCGGCGTCGGATATTCCTGGGCGGGCAGTTCGTTCTACCGCCGACCAGTCTGTAATTCCTGGAGCGCATACTCGTCCTGCTACTGTTCGCCGTACTCGGGCAATGTCATCTCGAATTATGTCCCTTACTACGGGAATTACACGCCTTACATGGGCAGCTATACCCCACTCTGGGGCAGTTATATGCCGTACGGAGGATCCTACTTCGCTGCTCCCGGATCGTACTATGGTTATGCCAATTCAGGATTTTACGGCTACTACTGCGGTGTCTGGCCTTATCGCCCGACTTTGTACGGCAGTATTGTGTTCCAGTCCGGCTGGAATACCGGCTATGGGCGTGGCAGCTACTATCGATTCTGGTAG
- a CDS encoding CPBP family intramembrane glutamic endopeptidase, translated as MTQKNNSQSELALTESTYWREARQPLACLVFLAPLLLIYEWGVLSMGGNQPELLRNGADYWMRSGLSQLGFTQTFLLPSLIVVTLLLWHVFCKHPWKISGETLVGMFAESLLFAFCLIVLGQMQDLVFQQLPQPTLMFIERESASRVVSFVGAGVYEEVMFRLLLLPICYLIFRGMLLEVRSSAIMAIISTSLIFSLAHYVGASGDQFSVFSFTFRTVAGLFFAGLFFLRGFGITVGAHATYDIIVGVMLETTV; from the coding sequence ATGACGCAAAAAAACAACTCGCAAAGCGAGCTGGCTCTTACCGAGAGCACGTACTGGCGTGAAGCACGACAGCCTCTGGCCTGTCTGGTGTTTCTGGCGCCGTTACTGTTGATTTACGAATGGGGTGTACTCTCCATGGGGGGCAACCAGCCGGAACTGCTCCGTAACGGCGCAGATTACTGGATGCGCAGCGGGCTCTCGCAACTCGGTTTTACGCAGACCTTTCTGCTGCCTTCGCTGATCGTGGTCACGCTGCTGTTATGGCATGTCTTCTGTAAACATCCCTGGAAGATCTCGGGTGAAACATTGGTCGGCATGTTTGCAGAAAGCCTGCTGTTTGCCTTTTGCCTGATTGTCTTAGGGCAGATGCAGGATCTGGTATTTCAGCAGCTGCCTCAACCGACATTGATGTTTATTGAACGCGAGTCCGCTTCGCGGGTCGTCAGTTTTGTGGGTGCGGGTGTCTATGAAGAGGTCATGTTTCGCCTGCTGTTACTGCCGATCTGTTATCTGATCTTTCGCGGGATGCTGCTGGAAGTCCGCTCCTCTGCGATTATGGCAATCATCTCGACCAGCCTGATCTTTTCGCTGGCACATTATGTGGGTGCCTCGGGCGACCAGTTCTCCGTCTTCAGTTTTACATTTCGTACGGTTGCGGGACTGTTCTTTGCCGGCCTGTTTTTTCTGCGGGGCTTTGGGATCACCGTCGGTGCGCACGCGACCTACGATATTATTGTCGGTGTGATGCTCGAAACGACGGTCTGA
- a CDS encoding HD-GYP domain-containing protein, with protein MTNSTRLLRWLTPPVRQERDDWTLLRSCADSPELLAADSDALRALRISYRELNQQNQELKIAPQHKALIQLQARVQVILLRCRLYLDARPTHPVTQTQQPILTRILDYLREEQRYLRQQLLLSQTTEHYVKQLKLATQDIWTKTYCSPNLLLNLIRKIKNDDAHLHQPGEFLFASLSDIQESINLQRQDADLSVYLRGLETARLIFFVSRKMTAWQESCELLMIAGLLHDLGWQMLKPQKNVRSDQLKTNQTEIEQGHPVLGAALLGGLRGFPGDSYLTEIISQHHERLDGTGYPRGLHTSALGEYSRRLAVVCRFLELKNIERELTADGIRTYEREEVAFAAALQLFRESRRGEWDETVVDQFLSAVDESLLDVLVETDRHNDPFTLKRFQQQRRDEAHEPIPPPHFSMDSSTTEPANLTENHSES; from the coding sequence GTGACGAACTCTACCCGACTGTTGCGCTGGCTGACGCCTCCTGTTCGACAGGAGCGTGATGACTGGACATTGCTGCGCTCCTGTGCGGACAGCCCGGAACTGCTGGCTGCCGATTCCGACGCATTACGCGCATTGCGGATTTCCTATCGCGAGTTGAACCAGCAGAATCAGGAATTAAAGATTGCGCCGCAGCACAAAGCTTTGATTCAGCTCCAGGCCCGCGTGCAGGTCATACTGCTCCGCTGCCGCCTGTATCTGGACGCACGCCCCACACATCCTGTTACTCAAACACAGCAACCGATCCTGACGCGCATTCTGGATTACCTGCGTGAAGAACAACGGTATCTCCGCCAGCAGTTGCTGCTTTCGCAAACGACAGAGCATTATGTCAAACAATTGAAACTGGCAACTCAGGATATCTGGACGAAAACGTACTGCAGTCCGAATCTGCTGTTGAATCTGATCCGCAAAATCAAAAATGATGACGCACACCTGCATCAGCCGGGCGAATTCCTGTTCGCCTCACTCAGTGATATTCAGGAATCGATCAATCTGCAGAGACAGGATGCCGATTTGTCTGTGTACCTGAGGGGGCTGGAAACCGCACGATTAATTTTCTTCGTCAGTCGCAAGATGACTGCCTGGCAGGAAAGTTGTGAACTGCTGATGATTGCCGGCCTGTTACATGATCTGGGCTGGCAGATGCTTAAGCCGCAGAAAAATGTTCGCAGCGACCAGTTAAAAACGAACCAGACAGAAATCGAGCAGGGACATCCCGTGCTTGGTGCGGCGTTGCTGGGCGGACTGCGTGGATTTCCAGGCGACTCTTACCTGACGGAAATCATTTCACAGCATCATGAGCGTCTGGATGGAACAGGCTATCCCCGGGGGCTGCATACTTCTGCATTGGGTGAATATTCACGTCGACTGGCCGTGGTCTGTCGCTTTCTGGAATTAAAGAATATCGAACGTGAACTGACGGCGGACGGCATCCGGACTTATGAACGTGAAGAAGTTGCCTTCGCAGCGGCGCTGCAACTCTTTCGGGAATCCCGTCGCGGGGAGTGGGATGAGACAGTTGTCGACCAGTTCCTGTCTGCTGTGGATGAAAGCCTGTTAGACGTGCTGGTAGAAACCGATCGGCACAACGACCCGTTCACGCTCAAACGATTCCAGCAACAACGTCGGGATGAAGCTCACGAGCCGATACCACCACCACATTTTTCGATGGATTCTTCTACTACTGAACCCGCCAACCTGACTGAAAACCATTCTGAGTCATGA
- the epsC gene encoding serine O-acetyltransferase EpsC gives MATDFRQKERLPELTDRIVETYHEIGTIHHLGHCPLPSQDAVIEAAQELKDVIFPGYSRRQNLHLGNVTYHVGNIIDSLHDILTLQIGRALRHQHVQRHGADCEKLNQIDFEAEGQQKTIQFLEMIPEIRRALSTDVQAALDGDPAATCFDEIIFCYPGLEAITIYRIAHELYKLQVPIIPRMLSEWAHAQTGIDIHPGATIGHSFFIDHGTGVVIGETCEIAENVKVYQGVTLGALSFPKDSEGRIIRDQKRHPTIEKGVVIYANATILGGDTVIGQDAVIGASVSLMKSVLPNTIVTIEKPSLRFREAS, from the coding sequence ATGGCTACGGATTTCCGGCAAAAAGAGCGGCTCCCTGAACTGACAGATCGTATCGTCGAAACCTATCATGAAATTGGTACGATTCATCATTTAGGCCATTGCCCGCTTCCCAGCCAGGACGCCGTCATTGAAGCGGCTCAGGAACTGAAAGACGTCATTTTTCCGGGATACAGTCGTCGTCAGAATCTGCATCTGGGCAATGTAACCTACCATGTAGGAAACATCATCGATTCCCTGCATGATATCCTGACTCTGCAAATCGGTCGTGCATTAAGGCATCAGCATGTGCAGAGACATGGTGCCGACTGCGAGAAGCTCAACCAGATTGATTTCGAAGCCGAAGGTCAGCAGAAGACAATCCAGTTTCTGGAAATGATTCCGGAAATCAGGCGTGCCCTCTCCACTGACGTTCAGGCGGCATTGGACGGTGACCCGGCTGCGACCTGCTTTGATGAAATCATCTTCTGCTATCCCGGGCTGGAAGCGATTACCATTTACCGGATCGCCCATGAATTGTACAAACTACAAGTCCCCATCATCCCTCGCATGCTGTCGGAATGGGCGCATGCACAAACCGGAATTGATATCCACCCGGGTGCCACCATCGGACATTCGTTCTTTATCGATCACGGTACCGGTGTCGTGATTGGGGAAACCTGCGAGATCGCGGAAAACGTGAAAGTCTACCAGGGGGTCACCCTCGGGGCATTGAGTTTCCCCAAAGACTCTGAAGGTCGCATCATTCGTGATCAGAAGCGGCATCCCACCATTGAAAAGGGTGTGGTGATTTATGCCAATGCCACGATTCTGGGAGGCGATACCGTGATTGGCCAGGATGCCGTCATCGGCGCAAGTGTCTCGCTGATGAAAAGCGTGCTGCCCAATACGATTGTCACCATCGAAAAACCGTCGCTCCGGTTTCGCGAAGCTTCCTGA
- a CDS encoding FHA domain-containing protein — translation MESSPRYSLEIKKGKTSFPVRPVSGGRLTIGAGSCCGLQITGREMPILHSIIHVEDEVPRIEAMVSQPQLLLNGIPLRTSELSDGDLITIGPIEFVFCQSRPHTATSISTAGLSGSPLQTSAPITPDKKRDHSMTKETTLQDLSASELVDLIEQDFHLIEKYESRREQGAAALLSQLHQLNEEQEEQEFQQESLSEQEQLVLLADLESMMQDLTRFSEELHQRADQLSSREKQYEVAAASLLETQEKLASQLDRTLDHVGSIKRDRDADDGPQRAIA, via the coding sequence ATGGAATCTTCACCCCGGTATTCACTGGAAATCAAAAAGGGAAAAACCAGTTTTCCCGTACGGCCTGTGTCAGGTGGCCGTCTGACGATTGGAGCAGGTTCCTGCTGTGGTCTTCAGATCACCGGTCGAGAGATGCCGATACTGCATTCCATAATCCATGTCGAAGACGAAGTGCCCCGGATCGAAGCCATGGTTTCTCAACCCCAACTGTTATTGAACGGGATCCCACTGCGTACCTCAGAACTGTCCGATGGCGATCTGATCACAATCGGGCCCATCGAATTTGTATTTTGTCAGTCCAGACCACATACAGCAACGAGCATTTCCACTGCTGGCTTATCTGGCTCGCCGCTTCAGACGAGCGCACCAATCACTCCAGATAAAAAAAGAGATCACTCTATGACCAAAGAAACTACTCTGCAGGACCTGTCTGCGTCCGAACTTGTTGACCTGATCGAACAGGATTTTCATCTGATTGAGAAATATGAATCACGTCGAGAACAGGGGGCCGCTGCCTTGCTGTCTCAGCTTCATCAGTTGAACGAGGAGCAGGAAGAACAGGAATTCCAGCAGGAGTCACTTTCTGAGCAGGAACAACTGGTCCTGTTAGCAGATCTCGAATCCATGATGCAGGATCTGACACGTTTCTCAGAAGAACTGCATCAGCGGGCCGATCAGTTATCCAGCCGCGAAAAGCAATACGAAGTGGCTGCCGCTTCGTTACTGGAAACCCAGGAGAAACTGGCCTCACAACTGGACCGGACACTGGACCATGTGGGATCGATCAAACGGGATCGCGATGCAGATGACGGCCCTCAGCGGGCGATTGCCTGA
- the bioD gene encoding dethiobiotin synthase: MDVFSLKIPGLMVVGTDTDVGKTYITAAIARQLVAEGVQTGTYKPACSGSLQDEETGTHYWPDVKQLSEAIQTSVPMERICPQRFHAPLAPPVAAASEGQQVNEPLLLEGAQWWQDQVEFLLVEGVGGVLCPLSEHMLIVDFAAQLKLPLLIVARAGLGTINHSLLTIEALQNRGLRIAGLILNDVDPTLSDESRLSNAAGIQQWTSVPVLSFVPFEWQSNLLHYQTQARIDWIQLAQDSR; this comes from the coding sequence GTGGACGTTTTTTCATTAAAAATCCCCGGATTAATGGTCGTCGGTACCGATACGGATGTCGGCAAGACCTATATCACCGCCGCCATTGCCCGCCAGCTGGTGGCAGAAGGTGTGCAAACCGGGACATACAAACCAGCCTGCAGCGGCAGTCTGCAAGACGAGGAGACCGGCACACATTACTGGCCTGATGTCAAGCAGTTGTCTGAAGCCATACAGACGTCTGTCCCCATGGAGCGGATCTGCCCTCAACGTTTTCATGCGCCCCTGGCACCCCCTGTCGCTGCTGCCAGTGAGGGCCAACAGGTCAACGAACCGCTTCTGCTGGAAGGGGCACAATGGTGGCAGGATCAGGTAGAGTTCCTGCTGGTAGAAGGGGTGGGAGGCGTCCTCTGCCCCCTTTCAGAACACATGCTGATTGTTGATTTCGCGGCTCAGCTCAAACTGCCTCTGCTGATTGTGGCACGTGCGGGACTGGGAACAATCAATCACAGTCTGCTGACAATTGAGGCCTTGCAGAATCGCGGGCTTCGTATCGCAGGACTGATCCTGAATGATGTCGATCCGACTCTCAGTGATGAGTCGCGTCTGTCAAACGCTGCCGGGATACAACAATGGACAAGCGTGCCCGTTTTGTCTTTTGTCCCCTTTGAATGGCAGTCGAACTTGCTTCACTATCAGACTCAGGCCAGAATAGACTGGATACAATTAGCACAGGATTCTCGCTGA